One Fusobacterium nucleatum genomic window carries:
- a CDS encoding methionine ABC transporter ATP-binding protein, translated as MITLENINKIYSNGLHAVKDVNLKVNEGDIFGIIGLSGAGKSSLIRLINRLEEPTSGKILINGEDILSLNKTQLLERRKKIGMIFQHFNLLSSRTVEENVAFALEIANWNKKDIGKRVSELLEIVGLSDKAKYYPSQLSGGQKQRVSIARALANNPDILLSDEATSALDPKTTKSILELIKEIQEKFSLTVLMITHQMEVVKEICNKVAIMSDGRIVEQGGVHHIFAEPKNEITKELISYVHQQADTELNYLHHKGKKIIKVKFLGISAQEPIISKVIKEYGIDISVLGGAIDKLATMNIGHLYLELEGNLNAQSKAIELMQTMDVIVEVIYNGD; from the coding sequence ATGATTACACTTGAAAATATAAATAAAATTTATTCCAATGGCTTGCATGCTGTAAAAGATGTTAATTTAAAAGTTAATGAAGGGGATATTTTTGGAATTATAGGTTTAAGTGGTGCTGGAAAATCTTCTCTCATAAGGCTTATTAACAGACTTGAAGAGCCTACAAGTGGAAAAATTTTAATTAATGGAGAAGATATTTTAAGTCTTAACAAAACTCAACTTTTAGAAAGAAGAAAGAAAATAGGAATGATATTCCAACACTTCAATTTACTTTCATCAAGAACAGTTGAAGAAAATGTTGCTTTTGCATTAGAAATTGCAAATTGGAACAAAAAGGATATTGGAAAAAGAGTTTCTGAACTTCTAGAAATAGTTGGTTTATCTGATAAAGCTAAATATTATCCTAGTCAATTAAGTGGAGGACAAAAGCAAAGAGTTTCAATAGCAAGAGCCTTAGCAAATAATCCAGATATTTTACTATCAGATGAAGCTACTTCAGCACTTGATCCTAAAACAACTAAATCTATTTTGGAACTTATTAAAGAAATACAAGAAAAGTTTTCATTAACTGTTCTTATGATAACTCACCAGATGGAAGTTGTAAAAGAAATCTGTAACAAAGTTGCAATAATGTCAGATGGTAGAATAGTTGAACAAGGTGGAGTACACCATATATTTGCTGAACCTAAAAATGAAATTACAAAAGAATTAATTTCTTATGTACATCAACAAGCTGATACTGAATTAAATTATTTACATCATAAAGGTAAAAAAATAATTAAAGTTAAATTTTTAGGTATATCTGCACAAGAACCAATTATTTCAAAAGTTATAAAAGAATATGGAATTGATATAAGTGTTCTTGGTGGAGCTATTGATAAACTTGCAACAATGAACATAGGACATTTATATCTTGAACTTGAAGGTAACTTAAATGCACAATCAAAGGCAATAGAACTTATGCAAACTATGGATGTTATAGTGGAGGTGATATATAATGGAGATTAG
- a CDS encoding 3-aminobutyryl-CoA ammonia-lyase, with protein sequence MKSLIRMRMSSHDAHYGGNLVDGARMLQLFGDVATELLIQLDGDEGLFKAYDSVEFMAPVFAGDFIEAEGEIVNVGNSSRKMVFEARKVIVPRPDISDSAADVLAEPIVVCRATGTCVTPKDKQRGKK encoded by the coding sequence ATGAAATCTTTAATTAGAATGAGAATGAGTTCTCATGATGCTCATTATGGAGGAAATTTAGTTGATGGTGCTAGAATGCTACAATTATTTGGAGATGTGGCAACTGAGCTTTTAATCCAATTAGACGGAGATGAAGGATTATTTAAAGCTTATGACAGTGTAGAATTTATGGCACCAGTTTTTGCAGGGGACTTTATTGAAGCTGAAGGAGAAATTGTAAATGTAGGAAATAGTTCAAGAAAAATGGTATTTGAAGCAAGAAAGGTAATAGTACCAAGACCAGATATTTCAGATTCAGCAGCAGATGTATTAGCAGAACCAATAGTTGTATGTAGAGCAACTGGAACTTGTGTAACACCAAAAGATAAACAAAGAGGAAAAAAATAA
- the rpiB gene encoding ribose 5-phosphate isomerase B, with amino-acid sequence MKIALGADHAGFELKEKIKEYLLKKGGIEVIDKGTNSKESVDYPKYGHAVANAVVSKEVDFGILVCTTGVGISIAANKIKGVRAALCTDTTTAKLTREHNDANILALGSGIVGQFVALDIVDTFLSTAFEGGRHKTRVDQIEVEGCNLF; translated from the coding sequence ATGAAAATAGCATTAGGAGCAGATCATGCTGGATTTGAATTAAAGGAAAAAATAAAGGAATATCTATTAAAAAAAGGTGGAATAGAAGTTATAGACAAAGGAACTAACAGTAAGGAAAGTGTGGATTATCCTAAATATGGGCATGCAGTAGCGAATGCAGTTGTAAGTAAAGAAGTAGATTTTGGAATTTTAGTTTGTACAACTGGTGTAGGTATTTCTATTGCTGCAAATAAAATTAAAGGAGTAAGGGCTGCACTTTGTACTGATACAACTACTGCAAAATTAACAAGAGAACACAATGATGCAAATATTTTAGCATTAGGTTCAGGAATAGTTGGGCAATTTGTTGCCTTAGATATAGTTGATACATTCCTATCAACTGCTTTTGAAGGTGGAAGACATAAAACAAGAGTGGATCAAATAGAGGTAGAAGGTTGTAATTTATTTTAA
- a CDS encoding DJ-1/PfpI family protein has translation MKKIAIFLFEGAELFEIASFTDVFGWNNVVGLKEFRDIKVETISYKESIKCTWGGELRAEKIITEENIEDIFNYEALIIPGGFGKANFFKDKNNKIFKKLIKYFFENNKIIVAICSAVINLLESTYIRGKKVTTYLLDNKRYFNQLKNYNVIPIEEEIVEDNNLFTCSGPGNALELSFRLLEKLTSNENVNIIKDNMFLK, from the coding sequence ATGAAAAAGATAGCAATATTTTTATTTGAAGGGGCAGAGCTATTTGAAATAGCAAGTTTTACAGATGTGTTTGGTTGGAATAATGTTGTTGGTTTAAAAGAGTTTAGAGATATAAAAGTGGAAACAATTTCATATAAAGAAAGTATAAAATGTACTTGGGGTGGAGAATTAAGAGCAGAGAAAATAATTACAGAAGAAAACATAGAAGATATTTTTAACTATGAAGCTTTAATTATTCCTGGCGGATTTGGAAAGGCTAATTTTTTTAAAGATAAGAATAATAAAATTTTTAAAAAATTAATTAAATATTTTTTTGAAAATAATAAAATTATTGTAGCTATTTGTAGTGCAGTTATAAACTTATTGGAAAGTACGTATATAAGAGGTAAAAAAGTTACAACTTATTTGCTAGATAATAAAAGATATTTTAATCAATTAAAAAATTATAATGTTATCCCTATTGAAGAAGAAATAGTTGAAGATAATAATTTATTTACTTGTTCAGGACCAGGTAATGCCTTAGAATTATCTTTTAGACTTTTAGAAAAATTAACATCCAATGAAAATGTTAATATTATTAAGGATAATATGTTTTTAAAATAA
- the ablA gene encoding lysine 2,3-aminomutase gives MNTVNTRKKFFPNVTDEEWNDWTWQVKNRIEKIDDLKKYVELSAEEEEGVVRTLETLRMAITPYYFSLIDMNSDRCPIRKQAIPTIQEIHQSDADLLDPLHEDEDSPVPGLTHRYPDRVLLLITDMCSMYCRHCTRRRFAGSSDDAMPMDRIDKAIEYIAKTPQVRDVLLSGGDALLVSDKKLESIIQKLRAIPHVEIIRIGSRTPVVLPQRITPELCNMLKKYHPIWLNTHFNHPQEVTPEAKKACEMLADAGVPLGNQTVLLRGINDSVPVMKRLVHDLVMMRVRPYYIYQCDLSMGLEHFRTPVSKGIEIIEGLRGHTSGYAVPTFVVDAPGGGGKTPVMPQYVISQSPGRVVLRNFEGVITTYTEPENYTHEPCYDEEKFEKMYEISGVYMLDEGLKMSLEPSHLARHERNRKRAEAEGKK, from the coding sequence ATGAATACAGTAAATACTAGAAAGAAATTTTTCCCAAATGTAACAGATGAGGAATGGAATGATTGGACATGGCAAGTAAAAAATAGAATTGAAAAAATTGATGACTTAAAGAAATATGTTGAATTAAGTGCAGAAGAAGAAGAAGGAGTTGTAAGAACTCTTGAAACTTTAAGAATGGCAATCACTCCATACTATTTTTCTTTAATAGATATGAACAGTGACAGATGTCCAATAAGAAAACAAGCTATTCCTACTATACAAGAAATACATCAATCTGATGCTGACTTGTTAGACCCTCTACATGAAGATGAAGACTCTCCAGTACCAGGACTAACTCACAGATATCCTGACAGAGTTTTACTTCTAATAACAGATATGTGTTCTATGTATTGTAGACACTGTACTCGTAGAAGATTTGCTGGTTCTAGTGATGATGCTATGCCTATGGATAGAATTGATAAAGCAATAGAATACATTGCAAAAACTCCACAAGTAAGAGATGTATTGTTATCAGGAGGAGATGCACTTCTAGTTTCTGATAAAAAATTAGAAAGCATAATCCAAAAATTAAGAGCAATACCTCATGTTGAAATAATAAGAATAGGAAGTAGAACACCAGTTGTTTTACCTCAAAGAATTACTCCTGAATTATGTAATATGTTAAAGAAATATCACCCAATTTGGTTGAATACTCACTTTAACCACCCTCAAGAAGTAACTCCAGAAGCTAAAAAAGCTTGTGAAATGTTAGCAGATGCAGGAGTTCCATTAGGAAACCAAACTGTATTATTAAGAGGAATAAATGACAGTGTACCTGTAATGAAAAGATTAGTACATGATTTAGTAATGATGAGAGTAAGACCTTACTATATTTATCAATGTGACTTATCTATGGGACTTGAACATTTCAGAACACCAGTTTCTAAGGGTATAGAAATTATTGAAGGATTAAGAGGACATACATCTGGATATGCAGTACCTACATTTGTTGTTGATGCACCTGGTGGAGGAGGAAAAACTCCTGTAATGCCTCAATATGTAATTTCTCAATCTCCTGGTAGAGTAGTTTTAAGAAACTTTGAAGGAGTTATAACAACTTATACAGAACCAGAAAATTATACACATGAACCTTGTTATGATGAAGAAAAATTTGAAAAAATGTATGAAATAAGTGGAGTTTATATGCTAGATGAAGGATTAAAAATGTCACTAGAACCAAGCCACTTAGCAAGACATGAAAGAAATAGAAAGAGAGCAGAAGCTGAAGGGAAAAAATAA
- a CDS encoding peptidylprolyl isomerase translates to MKIGENKVVTLEYKVYDADTKELLEDTTELGPYFYIQGMGQFLPKIEAALDGKSKGHKLKIEIPMDEAYGDYDEELVEELTKADFADFDDIYEGMEFVVELEDGTEMIAVITEIDGDKVYTDSNHPFSGRNLLFEVEVADVREATDEELDHGHVHFHGFEDDEE, encoded by the coding sequence ATGAAAATAGGAGAAAATAAAGTTGTAACATTGGAATATAAGGTATATGATGCTGATACAAAAGAGTTATTAGAAGATACTACAGAACTAGGACCATATTTCTATATTCAAGGTATGGGACAATTTCTACCTAAAATAGAAGCAGCATTAGATGGTAAATCGAAAGGACATAAATTAAAAATTGAAATTCCTATGGATGAAGCTTATGGGGATTATGATGAAGAATTAGTTGAAGAATTAACAAAAGCAGACTTTGCAGATTTTGATGATATTTATGAAGGAATGGAATTTGTTGTTGAACTAGAAGATGGAACAGAAATGATAGCTGTTATCACTGAAATAGATGGGGATAAAGTTTATACAGATTCAAATCACCCATTTTCTGGAAGAAATCTATTATTTGAAGTAGAAGTTGCAGATGTAAGAGAAGCAACTGATGAAGAATTAGATCATGGTCATGTACATTTTCATGGATTTGAAGATGATGAAGAATAA
- a CDS encoding 3-keto-5-aminohexanoate cleavage protein has product MEKLIITAAICGAEVTKEHNPAVPYTVEEIAREAESAYKAGASIIHLHVREDDGTPTQDKERFRKCIEAIREKCPDVIIQPSTGGAVGMTDLERLQPTELHPEMATLDCGTCNFGGDEVFVNTENTIKNFGKILIERGVKPEIEVFDKGMIDYAIRYQKQGFIQKPMHFDFVLGVQMAASARDLVFMSESIPEGSTWTVAGVGRHQFQMAALAIVMGGHVRVGFEDNVYIDRGVLAKSNGELVERVVRLAKELGREIATPDEARQILSLKK; this is encoded by the coding sequence ATGGAAAAATTAATAATAACTGCTGCTATCTGTGGAGCAGAAGTAACAAAAGAACATAATCCTGCTGTACCTTATACAGTTGAAGAAATTGCAAGAGAAGCAGAGTCAGCATATAAAGCAGGAGCAAGTATAATCCATTTACATGTAAGAGAAGATGATGGAACTCCAACTCAAGATAAAGAAAGATTTAGAAAATGTATTGAAGCAATAAGAGAAAAATGTCCAGATGTAATAATTCAACCATCTACTGGTGGAGCAGTTGGAATGACTGATTTAGAAAGATTACAACCTACTGAGCTACATCCAGAAATGGCAACTCTTGATTGTGGAACTTGTAACTTTGGTGGAGATGAAGTTTTTGTAAACACTGAAAATACAATTAAAAATTTTGGGAAAATTCTTATAGAAAGGGGAGTTAAACCAGAAATAGAAGTTTTTGATAAAGGTATGATTGACTATGCTATAAGATATCAAAAACAAGGATTTATTCAAAAACCTATGCACTTTGATTTTGTATTAGGTGTACAAATGGCTGCTTCTGCAAGAGATTTAGTATTTATGTCTGAAAGTATTCCAGAAGGTTCAACTTGGACAGTTGCAGGAGTAGGAAGACATCAATTCCAAATGGCAGCCCTAGCAATAGTTATGGGAGGGCATGTAAGAGTTGGTTTTGAAGACAATGTATACATAGACAGAGGTGTCTTAGCAAAATCAAATGGAGAACTTGTTGAAAGAGTTGTAAGGTTAGCAAAAGAGCTAGGAAGAGAAATTGCAACTCCTGATGAAGCAAGACAAATATTAAGTTTAAAAAAATAA
- a CDS encoding histidine triad nucleotide-binding protein has protein sequence MATLFTKIINKEIPANIVYEDDDVIAFKDIAPVAPVHVLVVPKKEIPTINDITDEDALLIGKVYRVIGKLAKEFGIDKDGYRVVSNCNEHGGQTVFHIHFHLIGGEKLGTMV, from the coding sequence ATGGCTACATTATTTACAAAAATTATTAATAAAGAAATTCCTGCAAATATAGTATATGAAGATGATGATGTAATAGCTTTTAAAGATATTGCACCAGTAGCACCAGTTCATGTACTTGTTGTGCCAAAAAAGGAAATTCCTACAATCAATGATATTACTGATGAAGATGCTTTGTTAATAGGAAAGGTATATAGAGTAATAGGTAAATTAGCTAAGGAATTTGGAATAGACAAAGATGGTTACAGAGTTGTATCAAATTGTAATGAGCATGGAGGACAAACAGTATTCCATATTCATTTTCATTTGATAGGTGGAGAAAAATTAGGAACTATGGTTTAG
- the kdd gene encoding L-erythro-3,5-diaminohexanoate dehydrogenase, with the protein MKKGCKYGTHRVIEPAGVLPQPAKKISNDMEIFSNEILIDVIALNIDSASFTQIEEEAGHDVEKIKAKIKEIVAEKGKMQNPVTGSGGMLIGTVEKIGDDLVGKTDLKVGDKIATLVSLSLTPLRIDEIKDIKPEIDRVEIKGKAVLFESGIYAVLPKDMSETLALAALDVAGAPAQVAKLVKPCQSVAILGSAGKSGMLCAYEAVKRVGPTGRVIGVVRNEKEKALLERVSDKVKVVIADATKPMDVLHAVLEANDGKEVDVAINCVNVANTEMSTILPVKDFGIAYFFSMATSFTKAALGAEGVGKDITMIVGNGYTVDHADITLQELRESAALREIFNELYL; encoded by the coding sequence ATGAAAAAAGGTTGTAAATATGGAACACATAGAGTTATAGAACCAGCTGGAGTTTTACCACAACCAGCAAAAAAAATATCAAATGATATGGAAATATTTTCAAATGAAATTTTAATAGATGTTATAGCACTTAATATAGATTCAGCTTCTTTCACTCAAATAGAAGAAGAAGCTGGACATGATGTAGAAAAAATAAAAGCTAAAATTAAAGAAATAGTTGCAGAAAAAGGTAAAATGCAAAATCCTGTAACTGGTTCTGGTGGAATGTTAATAGGAACAGTTGAAAAAATTGGAGATGACTTAGTTGGAAAAACTGATTTAAAAGTTGGAGATAAAATAGCAACTCTTGTTTCTCTTTCATTAACTCCATTAAGAATAGATGAAATAAAAGATATTAAACCTGAAATAGACAGAGTTGAAATAAAAGGTAAAGCAGTTCTATTTGAAAGTGGAATCTATGCAGTTCTACCAAAAGATATGTCAGAAACTCTTGCATTGGCAGCTCTTGATGTAGCAGGAGCACCTGCACAAGTTGCAAAACTTGTTAAACCTTGTCAATCAGTTGCAATTTTAGGTTCAGCAGGAAAATCTGGAATGCTTTGTGCTTATGAAGCAGTTAAAAGAGTAGGACCTACTGGAAGAGTCATAGGTGTTGTAAGAAATGAAAAAGAAAAAGCTTTACTTGAAAGAGTAAGTGACAAAGTAAAAGTGGTTATAGCTGATGCAACAAAACCTATGGATGTTTTACATGCAGTTCTTGAAGCTAATGATGGTAAAGAAGTAGATGTTGCTATAAACTGTGTAAATGTTGCTAATACTGAAATGTCTACAATACTTCCTGTAAAAGATTTTGGTATAGCTTATTTCTTCTCAATGGCAACTTCATTCACAAAAGCTGCATTAGGAGCAGAAGGAGTAGGAAAAGATATAACTATGATAGTTGGAAATGGTTATACAGTTGACCATGCTGACATAACTTTACAAGAATTAAGAGAAAGTGCAGCATTAAGAGAAATATTTAATGAATTATATCTATAA
- a CDS encoding ABC transporter permease yields the protein MEISSLIEPLFENFENPIVSMLAVSTVETIYMVFLSTVFSLLLGFPIGVLLVITKEGGIYEMKKFNAILGVIINALRSFPFIILMILLFPLSRFVVGSTIGATAAVVPLSIGAAPFVARIVEGALLEVDHGLIEASQSMGASNSTIIFKVMLPECYPTLVHGIVVTIISLIGYSAMAGTIGAGGLGDLAIRFGYLRFKLDIMIYAIIIIIILVQVIQSVGNYIVYRRQKKLGK from the coding sequence ATGGAGATTAGTTCTTTAATTGAGCCTCTATTTGAAAACTTTGAAAATCCTATTGTGAGTATGCTTGCAGTTTCAACTGTTGAAACTATATATATGGTATTTCTTTCAACAGTATTTTCATTGTTACTTGGATTTCCAATAGGTGTGTTACTTGTTATAACAAAAGAAGGTGGCATATATGAAATGAAAAAATTTAATGCTATCTTAGGTGTTATAATAAATGCTTTAAGATCATTTCCTTTCATCATCTTGATGATACTTTTATTCCCATTATCAAGATTTGTGGTTGGTTCAACAATAGGAGCAACAGCAGCTGTTGTTCCACTTTCAATAGGAGCTGCACCTTTTGTAGCAAGAATAGTTGAAGGTGCATTACTTGAAGTTGACCATGGGCTTATAGAAGCAAGTCAAAGTATGGGAGCTAGTAATTCAACAATTATTTTTAAGGTTATGTTGCCAGAATGTTATCCAACATTAGTTCATGGAATTGTAGTAACTATAATTAGTTTAATTGGTTATTCAGCTATGGCTGGTACAATAGGAGCTGGTGGACTTGGAGATTTGGCAATAAGATTTGGATATTTAAGATTTAAACTTGATATAATGATTTATGCAATAATTATAATAATCATTTTAGTTCAAGTTATTCAATCAGTTGGTAATTATATTGTATATAGAAGACAAAAAAAATTAGGAAAATAA
- a CDS encoding MetQ/NlpA family ABC transporter substrate-binding protein produces MKFTKLFGTVGAFLLLSAGALAGTLKVGATPVPHAEILELIKPDLKKQGVDLKIVEFTDYVTPNIALSDKEIDANFFQHKPYLDKFIEERKLDLVSIGNVHVEPLGLYSKKIKSINDLKKGDTIAIPSDPSNGGRALILLHNKGVITLKDPKNLFATEFDIVKNPKKLKFKPTEVAQLPRILPDVTAAIINGNYALQANLSPAKDSLILEGKESPYANILVVRKGDEKKEDIQKLLKALRSEKVKKYINEKYSDGSVVPAF; encoded by the coding sequence ATGAAATTTACAAAATTATTTGGAACTGTAGGAGCATTTTTATTACTATCAGCAGGAGCATTAGCTGGAACTTTAAAAGTTGGAGCAACACCTGTTCCTCATGCTGAAATATTAGAATTAATTAAACCAGATTTAAAGAAACAAGGAGTAGATTTAAAAATAGTTGAATTTACAGATTATGTAACACCTAACATAGCATTATCTGATAAAGAAATTGATGCTAACTTCTTCCAACACAAACCTTATCTTGATAAGTTTATAGAAGAAAGAAAATTAGACCTTGTTTCAATAGGAAATGTCCATGTTGAACCACTTGGATTATATTCAAAGAAAATTAAATCTATTAATGATTTAAAGAAAGGAGATACAATAGCAATTCCTAGTGACCCATCAAATGGAGGAAGAGCATTAATCTTATTACATAATAAAGGTGTTATAACTTTAAAAGATCCTAAAAACTTATTTGCAACTGAATTTGATATAGTTAAAAACCCTAAAAAGTTAAAATTTAAACCAACAGAAGTTGCACAATTACCAAGAATTTTACCTGATGTAACTGCTGCTATTATAAATGGAAACTATGCTTTACAAGCTAACTTATCTCCTGCTAAAGATTCATTAATATTAGAAGGTAAAGAATCTCCTTATGCAAATATATTGGTTGTTCGTAAAGGTGATGAAAAGAAAGAAGATATTCAAAAATTATTAAAGGCTTTACGTAGTGAAAAAGTTAAAAAATATATAAATGAAAAATATAGTGATGGTTCTGTTGTTCCAGCATTCTAA
- the rpsT gene encoding 30S ribosomal protein S20, whose translation MANSKSAKKRILVAERNRVRNQAVKTRVKTMAKKVLATLEVKDVEAAKAALSVAYKEFDKAVSKGILKKNTASRKKARLAAKVNALVNSL comes from the coding sequence ATGGCAAATTCAAAATCAGCTAAAAAGAGAATATTAGTAGCAGAAAGAAATAGAGTTAGAAATCAAGCAGTTAAAACAAGAGTTAAAACTATGGCTAAAAAAGTTTTAGCTACATTAGAAGTAAAAGATGTTGAAGCTGCAAAGGCAGCATTATCAGTTGCATACAAAGAATTTGATAAGGCTGTAAGTAAAGGGATTTTAAAGAAAAATACTGCTTCTAGAAAAAAAGCTAGATTAGCAGCAAAAGTTAATGCTTTAGTAAATTCTCTTTAA
- a CDS encoding putative DNA binding domain-containing protein codes for MELKENINIEFKKEFTAELKKEVVAFANTNEGTIYIGIDDFGNIIGIKNVDEVLNQVVLSIRNSIKPDITMYCNSKIERIENKDVIIIQVQRGALRPYYIAEKGLKPSGVYVRQGSSSVPASEENIRQMIKETDGDSYEKLRSLNQDLTFDYTKKIFEENALSFGLSQKKTLGLIGEDDLYTNLALLLSDQCNHTLKVAVFEGIEKNIFKDRKEFKGSLLKQVTETYEFINLLNKTEATFEGLTRKDERDYPAEAIREALLNAVVHREYSFSGSTLINIYEDRIEFISLGGIISGLSLDSIMLGVSQSRNEKLANIFYRLHFIEAYGTGIKKIFNSYEKIGLKPTIKTEIGAFQVVLPNIHYKKIGEKLLGDVFLNKNIEKNTTKIKPLYMDILSFITNKNGATRKEIEEYINLSQTRVITLLKEMLELNLIKKEKDKIDRRTYKYYRK; via the coding sequence ATGGAATTAAAAGAAAATATAAACATTGAATTTAAAAAGGAGTTTACAGCAGAATTAAAAAAAGAAGTAGTTGCTTTTGCAAATACAAATGAAGGAACTATCTATATTGGAATTGATGATTTTGGAAATATTATAGGTATCAAAAATGTTGATGAAGTACTTAATCAAGTTGTATTATCTATAAGAAATTCTATTAAACCTGATATAACCATGTATTGTAATTCAAAAATAGAAAGAATTGAAAATAAAGATGTTATAATTATTCAGGTGCAAAGAGGAGCATTAAGACCATACTATATAGCAGAAAAAGGATTAAAGCCTTCTGGTGTATATGTAAGACAAGGGAGTTCATCTGTTCCAGCTAGTGAAGAAAATATTAGACAAATGATAAAAGAAACAGATGGAGATAGCTATGAAAAACTTCGTTCATTAAATCAAGATTTAACTTTTGATTATACTAAGAAAATTTTTGAGGAAAATGCTTTATCATTTGGTTTAAGTCAAAAAAAAACTTTGGGTTTGATAGGCGAAGATGATTTATACACTAATCTTGCTTTACTTTTATCAGATCAGTGTAATCACACTTTAAAAGTAGCAGTATTTGAGGGAATAGAAAAAAATATATTTAAAGATAGAAAAGAATTTAAAGGTTCATTACTAAAACAGGTAACAGAAACTTATGAATTTATTAATCTTTTGAATAAGACAGAGGCAACTTTTGAAGGCTTGACTAGAAAAGATGAAAGAGATTATCCAGCAGAAGCTATAAGAGAAGCTTTATTAAATGCAGTTGTCCACAGAGAATATTCATTTAGTGGAAGTACCCTTATAAATATCTATGAAGATAGAATAGAGTTTATTTCATTAGGTGGGATAATTTCTGGTTTATCATTAGATTCTATTATGTTGGGAGTATCACAATCAAGAAATGAGAAATTAGCTAATATATTTTATAGGTTGCATTTTATTGAAGCCTATGGAACTGGAATAAAAAAGATCTTTAATAGTTATGAAAAAATAGGCTTAAAACCTACAATAAAAACAGAGATAGGAGCATTTCAAGTTGTTCTTCCTAATATACATTATAAGAAAATAGGAGAAAAATTATTAGGAGATGTTTTTCTCAATAAAAATATTGAAAAAAATACTACTAAAATAAAACCTTTATATATGGATATTTTAAGTTTTATTACTAATAAAAATGGAGCAACAAGAAAAGAGATAGAAGAATATATAAATTTAAGTCAAACTAGGGTTATAACACTTTTAAAAGAAATGTTAGAATTAAATTTAATAAAAAAAGAAAAGGATAAGATAGATAGGAGAACTTATAAATATTATAGGAAATAA